One genomic segment of Streptomyces sp. NBC_00239 includes these proteins:
- the pulA gene encoding pullulanase-type alpha-1,6-glucosidase has product MIRPALRTAAGTVAAVLAATLAPAVSATAAAAPPPAPPSDAALAAQPARHDLTREQFYFVLPDRFANGDRGNDRGGLTGTRLETGLDPEDKGFYQGGDLKGLTERLDYIKGLGTTAIWMAPIFKNQPVQGSGKDASAGYHGYWITDFTQVDPHFGTNADLTRLIDKAHAKGIKVFFDVITNHTADVVDYREKSYQYLSKGAFPYLTKDGVPFDDADYAAGSARTADGKRAFPEVSADSFPRTPVVPEAKKDLKVPAWLNDPTMYHNRGDSTFAGESSDQGDFSGLDDLWTERPEVVAGMEKIYQKWVEDFRIDGFRIDTVKHVNTEFWTRWATALDTYAARKGRPDFFMFGEVYSADTAITSPYVTRGRLDATLDFPLQDAIRGYAAQGAPAGRLASVFADDYRYTSDKANAYEQVTFLGNHDMGRFGTFLKQDRPGAAEAELLARYRLANELMFLSRGNPVVYYGDEQGFTGAGGDKDARQSLFASKTADYLDDDQLGTARTHESDAYDPEHPLYRQIAALSKLTKAHPALRNGVQTERLAQDSVYAFTRTDTYGGAEYLVAVNNAAAPKTVDIPVDSAPDTDFRTLYGASGSGPAAGDTPVRPAADGKLTVTVPALGSLVLRAEDPLPAPATAPALTLKAPAAGATGTVELSAQVTGGGRNRVVFAAQTGDAKWQVLGSADHAPYRVTQHVTAPAGTPLRYKAVVVDASGRTASARAESLSGAVPPKEIPTATQRDYAVVHYNRPDGDYTDWRLYAWGDIADGEATPWPEGHGFTGRDAYGAFAYVRLKPGATSVGYLVIDKNGTKDVGADRTIDVTKTGEIWLEQGKEAARTDRPAYPAPDTSKAVLHYQRADGAYDGWGLHTWTGAAQPTDWSKPLMPVRTDPYGAVYEVPLAAGATSLSYILHNGDQKDLPSDQSLDLKAAGHEVWLLAGREKHLLPQPAGSAAALDLTTAKAVWIDRDTLAWQAPEAAASAQLLASRDGSVKAENGTLTGNAALLRLTRSALTDAQKAKFPHLAKYPAFTVDPRDRDRVRDALRGQLVASARAANGAVLAATGVQTAGVLDDLYAAEAAATPLGPVFTTAGVKLSVWAPTARQVALELDGRALPMRRDDATGVWSATGPRTWRGKPYRYAVTVWAPTVRQLVTNLVTDPYSTALTTDSARSLAVDLTDPALRPAGWSTLRKPAAPGMAGAQIQELHIRDFSVADRTTKHPGGYLAFTDTDSAGMKHLRDLAAAGTSYVHLLPAFDIGTIPEKPADRTEPACDLSVYAPDSEEQQDCTAKAAAKDAYNWGYDPLHYTVPEGSYASDPEGTRRTVEFRRMVQSLNKTGLRTVMDVVYNHTVAAGQSDKSVLDRIVPGYYQRLLADGSVATSTCCANTAPENAMMGRLVVDSVVTWAKEYKVDGFRFDLMGHHPKANILAVRKALDALTVAEDGVDGKQIVLYGEGWNFGEVADDARFVQATQKNMAGTGIATFSDRARDAVRGGGPFDEDPRVQGFASGLFTAPNGAPANGTPEQQKARLLHAQDLIKVGLSGNLAGYSFTDSSGRTVTGAQVDYNGSPAGYAAAPGDALGYADAHDNESLFDALAFKLPAGTTAADRARMQTLAMAVPALSQGPSLTQAGSDLLRSKSLDRNSYDSGDWFNAIHWDCRDGNGFGRGLPPAADNRAKWPYAKPLLTGITTPACQDTTGASQAYRTLLKIRTTEPAFALTTAAEVQQRLSFPLSGAAETPGVITMALGDLVVVFNATPDEQRQHAETLADRPYRLHPLQAAGADPVVKRSAYDRATGTFTVPARTVAVFTRG; this is encoded by the coding sequence TTGATACGCCCTGCCCTGCGCACCGCGGCCGGTACCGTCGCCGCCGTGCTGGCCGCGACCCTCGCGCCGGCCGTCTCCGCGACGGCCGCGGCCGCGCCGCCACCCGCACCGCCCTCGGACGCCGCCCTCGCGGCGCAGCCCGCCCGGCACGACCTGACCCGCGAGCAGTTCTACTTCGTCCTGCCCGACCGGTTCGCCAACGGCGACCGGGGCAACGACCGCGGAGGGCTGACCGGCACCCGGCTGGAGACCGGCCTGGACCCCGAGGACAAGGGCTTCTACCAGGGCGGCGACCTCAAGGGCCTGACCGAGCGGCTCGACTACATCAAGGGGCTGGGGACCACCGCCATCTGGATGGCGCCGATCTTCAAGAACCAGCCGGTGCAGGGCAGCGGCAAGGACGCCTCGGCCGGCTACCACGGCTACTGGATCACCGACTTCACGCAGGTCGACCCGCATTTCGGGACCAACGCCGACCTGACGCGGCTGATCGACAAGGCCCACGCCAAGGGCATCAAGGTCTTCTTCGACGTCATCACCAACCACACCGCCGACGTCGTCGACTACCGCGAGAAGTCCTACCAGTACCTCTCCAAGGGCGCCTTCCCGTACCTGACCAAGGACGGCGTGCCCTTCGACGACGCGGACTACGCCGCGGGGAGCGCGCGTACGGCCGACGGGAAGCGCGCCTTCCCCGAGGTGTCCGCGGACTCCTTCCCGCGCACCCCGGTGGTCCCCGAGGCGAAGAAGGACCTCAAGGTCCCGGCCTGGCTGAACGACCCGACGATGTACCACAACCGCGGTGACTCGACCTTCGCCGGGGAATCCTCCGACCAGGGCGACTTCTCGGGCCTCGACGACCTGTGGACCGAGCGTCCCGAGGTCGTCGCCGGGATGGAGAAGATCTACCAGAAGTGGGTCGAGGACTTCCGGATCGACGGCTTCCGTATCGACACGGTCAAGCACGTCAACACCGAGTTCTGGACCCGCTGGGCCACCGCCCTCGACACCTACGCCGCCCGCAAGGGCCGTCCCGACTTCTTCATGTTCGGCGAGGTGTACTCCGCCGACACCGCGATCACCTCGCCGTACGTGACCCGCGGCCGGCTCGACGCCACCCTCGACTTCCCGCTCCAGGACGCCATCCGCGGATACGCCGCCCAGGGCGCCCCGGCCGGCCGGCTCGCCTCCGTCTTCGCCGACGACTACCGGTACACCAGCGACAAGGCCAACGCCTACGAGCAGGTGACCTTCCTCGGCAACCACGACATGGGCCGCTTCGGCACCTTCCTGAAGCAGGACCGGCCGGGCGCCGCCGAGGCCGAGCTGCTGGCCCGCTACCGCCTCGCCAACGAGCTGATGTTCCTCTCCCGGGGCAACCCGGTCGTCTACTACGGCGACGAGCAGGGCTTCACCGGCGCCGGCGGGGACAAGGACGCCCGCCAGTCGCTCTTCGCCTCGAAGACCGCCGACTACCTGGACGACGACCAGCTCGGCACCGCCCGCACCCACGAGAGCGACGCCTACGATCCGGAGCACCCGCTCTACCGGCAGATCGCTGCTCTCTCGAAGCTGACGAAGGCCCACCCGGCGCTGCGCAACGGCGTCCAGACCGAGCGCCTCGCCCAGGACTCCGTCTACGCCTTCACCCGCACCGACACCTACGGCGGCGCCGAATACCTCGTCGCCGTCAACAACGCCGCCGCGCCCAAGACCGTGGACATCCCCGTCGACAGCGCACCGGACACCGACTTCCGCACCCTGTACGGAGCTTCCGGCTCGGGCCCGGCCGCCGGCGACACCCCGGTCCGCCCCGCCGCCGACGGGAAGCTGACCGTCACCGTGCCCGCGCTCGGCTCCCTCGTCCTGCGCGCCGAGGACCCGCTCCCCGCCCCGGCCACCGCCCCCGCCCTCACCCTCAAGGCCCCCGCCGCCGGCGCCACCGGCACCGTCGAGCTCTCCGCGCAGGTCACCGGCGGCGGCCGCAACCGGGTCGTGTTCGCCGCCCAGACCGGCGACGCCAAGTGGCAGGTACTGGGCTCCGCCGACCACGCCCCCTACCGCGTCACCCAGCACGTCACCGCCCCGGCCGGCACCCCGCTGCGCTACAAGGCCGTCGTCGTGGACGCGTCCGGCCGCACCGCGAGCGCCCGCGCCGAGTCCCTCTCCGGAGCCGTTCCGCCCAAGGAGATCCCGACCGCCACCCAGCGCGACTACGCGGTCGTCCACTACAACCGCCCCGACGGCGACTACACCGACTGGCGCCTCTACGCCTGGGGCGACATCGCCGACGGCGAAGCCACCCCCTGGCCCGAGGGCCACGGCTTCACCGGCCGCGACGCGTACGGCGCCTTCGCGTACGTACGCCTCAAGCCCGGCGCCACCTCGGTCGGCTACCTCGTCATCGACAAGAACGGCACCAAGGACGTCGGCGCCGACCGCACGATCGACGTGACGAAGACCGGTGAGATCTGGCTGGAACAGGGCAAGGAGGCCGCCCGCACCGACCGCCCCGCCTACCCGGCCCCCGACACCTCCAAGGCCGTCCTCCACTACCAGCGCGCCGACGGCGCCTACGACGGCTGGGGCCTGCACACCTGGACCGGCGCCGCCCAGCCCACCGACTGGTCCAAGCCCCTGATGCCCGTACGCACCGACCCCTACGGGGCGGTCTACGAGGTGCCGCTCGCCGCCGGCGCCACCTCCCTCTCGTACATCCTCCACAACGGCGACCAGAAGGACCTGCCCTCCGACCAGTCCCTCGACCTGAAGGCCGCCGGCCACGAGGTCTGGCTGCTCGCCGGCCGGGAGAAGCACCTCCTGCCGCAGCCCGCCGGCTCCGCCGCCGCCCTCGACCTCACCACCGCCAAGGCCGTCTGGATCGACCGCGACACCCTCGCCTGGCAGGCCCCCGAGGCCGCCGCCTCGGCCCAGCTGCTCGCCTCCCGCGACGGCAGCGTCAAGGCCGAGAACGGCACCCTCACCGGCAACGCGGCCCTGCTCCGCCTGACGCGGTCGGCGCTGACCGACGCCCAGAAGGCGAAGTTCCCGCACCTCGCGAAGTACCCCGCCTTCACCGTCGACCCGCGCGACCGGGACCGGGTCCGCGACGCCCTGCGCGGCCAGCTCGTCGCGAGCGCCCGCGCCGCCAACGGCGCCGTCCTCGCCGCCACCGGCGTCCAGACCGCCGGCGTCCTCGACGACCTGTACGCGGCCGAAGCCGCCGCCACCCCGCTCGGCCCCGTCTTCACCACCGCCGGCGTCAAGCTCTCCGTATGGGCGCCCACCGCCCGGCAGGTCGCCCTCGAACTCGACGGCCGCGCCCTCCCCATGCGCCGCGACGACGCCACCGGCGTGTGGTCGGCCACCGGACCCCGCACCTGGCGCGGCAAACCGTACCGGTACGCCGTCACCGTCTGGGCGCCCACCGTCCGGCAGCTCGTCACCAACCTGGTCACCGACCCCTACTCCACCGCCCTGACCACCGACTCGGCCCGCAGCCTCGCCGTCGACCTCACCGACCCGGCCCTCAGGCCCGCCGGCTGGTCGACGCTGAGGAAGCCCGCCGCCCCCGGCATGGCCGGGGCCCAGATCCAGGAACTCCACATCCGCGACTTCTCCGTCGCGGACCGCACCACCAAGCACCCCGGCGGCTACCTCGCCTTCACGGACACCGACTCGGCCGGCATGAAGCACCTGCGCGACCTGGCCGCCGCCGGCACCTCGTACGTCCACCTGCTGCCGGCGTTCGACATCGGCACCATCCCGGAGAAGCCCGCCGACCGCACCGAACCGGCCTGCGACCTCTCCGTGTACGCCCCCGACTCCGAGGAACAGCAGGACTGCACCGCGAAGGCCGCGGCCAAGGACGCCTACAACTGGGGCTACGACCCGCTGCACTACACCGTCCCCGAGGGCTCGTACGCGAGCGACCCCGAAGGCACCCGCCGCACCGTCGAGTTCCGCCGCATGGTCCAGTCCCTCAACAAGACCGGCCTGCGCACCGTCATGGACGTCGTCTACAACCACACCGTCGCCGCCGGCCAGTCCGACAAGTCCGTCCTGGACCGCATCGTGCCCGGCTACTACCAGCGGCTGCTCGCCGACGGCAGCGTCGCCACCTCCACCTGCTGCGCCAACACCGCCCCCGAGAACGCCATGATGGGCCGCCTCGTCGTGGACTCCGTGGTCACCTGGGCCAAGGAGTACAAGGTCGACGGCTTCCGCTTCGACCTGATGGGCCACCACCCCAAGGCCAACATCCTCGCCGTCCGCAAGGCCCTCGACGCCCTCACCGTCGCCGAGGACGGCGTCGACGGCAAGCAGATCGTCCTCTACGGCGAGGGCTGGAACTTCGGCGAGGTCGCCGACGACGCCCGCTTCGTGCAGGCCACGCAGAAGAACATGGCCGGCACCGGCATCGCCACCTTCTCCGACCGGGCCCGCGACGCCGTCCGCGGCGGCGGCCCCTTCGACGAGGACCCGCGGGTCCAGGGCTTCGCCTCCGGTCTGTTCACCGCGCCCAACGGCGCACCCGCCAACGGCACCCCCGAGCAGCAGAAGGCCCGCCTCCTGCACGCCCAGGACCTCATCAAGGTCGGCCTCTCCGGCAACCTCGCCGGCTACTCCTTCACCGACAGCTCCGGCCGCACGGTCACCGGCGCCCAGGTCGACTACAACGGCTCCCCGGCGGGCTACGCGGCCGCACCCGGCGACGCCCTCGGCTACGCCGACGCCCACGACAACGAGTCGCTGTTCGACGCGCTCGCCTTCAAACTGCCCGCCGGCACCACGGCCGCCGACCGGGCCCGCATGCAGACCCTGGCGATGGCCGTCCCGGCCCTCTCCCAGGGCCCGTCCCTCACCCAGGCCGGCAGCGACCTGCTGCGCTCCAAGTCCCTGGACCGCAACTCCTACGACAGCGGCGACTGGTTCAACGCCATCCACTGGGACTGCCGTGACGGCAACGGCTTCGGCCGCGGCCTGCCGCCGGCCGCCGACAACCGCGCCAAGTGGCCGTACGCCAAGCCCCTGCTGACCGGTATCACCACCCCGGCCTGCCAGGACACCACCGGCGCCTCGCAGGCCTACCGGACCCTGCTGAAGATCCGCACCACCGAACCGGCCTTCGCGCTCACCACCGCCGCCGAGGTCCAGCAGCGGCTGTCCTTCCCGCTCTCCGGCGCCGCCGAGACCCCCGGCGTGATCACCATGGCGCTGGGCGACCTGGTCGTCGTCTTCAACGCCACCCCCGACGAGCAGCGGCAGCACGCCGAGACCCTCGCCGACCGGCCCTACCGGCTGCACCCGCTCCAGGCGGCGGGCGCCGACCCGGTCGTCAAGCGGTCCGCCTACGACCGCGCCACCGGCACCTTCACGGTCCCGGCCCGCACGGTGGCGGTCTTCACCCGCGGCTGA
- a CDS encoding GNAT family N-acetyltransferase, with protein MIIDDGMVFRQAEEKDAHVLVRLYDEAARWMRTNGIQQWKPGEKDTAHFRERMRDGEVWLARDEDGRVCGAYELWWSDEEAWGVQPPVAGYVHRLMVDRESAPAGAGRRLLEHAERRIARTRRERARLDCQSNNPHLLAYYRDAGYRVVGEFPNKVGRDGRVYGVILLEKRLDVLRALDGS; from the coding sequence GTGATCATTGACGACGGAATGGTGTTCCGGCAGGCGGAGGAGAAGGACGCGCACGTCCTGGTCCGGCTGTACGACGAGGCCGCGCGGTGGATGCGGACGAACGGGATCCAGCAGTGGAAGCCCGGGGAGAAGGACACGGCACACTTCCGGGAGCGGATGCGCGACGGCGAGGTGTGGCTGGCCCGCGACGAGGACGGGCGGGTGTGCGGCGCGTACGAGCTGTGGTGGTCCGACGAGGAGGCCTGGGGGGTGCAGCCGCCGGTGGCGGGCTATGTGCACCGGCTGATGGTGGACCGGGAGTCGGCGCCCGCCGGGGCCGGCCGGCGGCTGCTGGAGCACGCCGAGCGGCGGATCGCGCGGACCCGGCGGGAACGGGCCCGGCTGGACTGCCAGTCGAACAATCCGCACCTGCTGGCGTACTACCGGGACGCCGGGTACCGGGTGGTCGGCGAGTTCCCGAACAAGGTGGGCAGGGACGGCCGGGTGTACGGGGTGATCCTGCTGGAGAAGCGGCTCGACGTGCTGCGGGCGCTCGACGGCAGCTGA
- a CDS encoding PDR/VanB family oxidoreductase: MPGPNALPSRTVALAAVAGAAWLTRRALRTRIRRSPLWPLPALDTPVSGYSPRRSVRARVLARTEPAQGVVRLRLTAAGAADPLPPWTLGSHVDVVLPSGLVRQYSLCGDPFEAGVYEIAVRRIEDGRGGSREVHDTLVEGTEVDLRPPRNRFPLAASPRYVFVAGGIGITPLLPMVRAMGPRDEWTLVYGGRSRATMPFLPELAGYGDRVSVHAQDETGLPDLSWLGSLGTDTAVYCCGPEPLMAAVRAAVPEGTALHLERFTPAAPSAAAAPFTVELRRSATTVEVSPTETTLAAVRRVLPDTPYSCQQGFCGTCRHRVLAGEVDHRDDLLTDDERRTSMLLCVSRAEGDHLTLDL, translated from the coding sequence ATGCCCGGACCGAACGCCCTCCCGTCCCGGACCGTGGCGCTGGCCGCGGTCGCGGGCGCCGCCTGGCTGACCCGGCGGGCCCTGCGCACCCGGATCCGGCGCTCCCCGCTGTGGCCGCTGCCGGCCCTCGACACACCCGTCTCGGGCTACTCCCCGCGCCGCTCGGTACGCGCCCGGGTCCTCGCCCGGACCGAACCGGCCCAGGGCGTGGTCCGGCTGCGCCTGACCGCCGCCGGCGCCGCCGACCCGCTGCCGCCTTGGACCCTGGGCTCGCACGTGGACGTGGTGCTGCCGTCCGGGCTGGTCCGCCAGTACTCGCTGTGCGGCGACCCGTTCGAGGCGGGCGTGTACGAGATCGCCGTCCGCCGCATCGAGGACGGCCGCGGCGGCTCCCGCGAGGTCCACGACACCCTGGTCGAGGGCACCGAGGTGGACCTGCGGCCGCCCCGCAACCGCTTCCCGCTCGCGGCGTCCCCGCGGTACGTGTTCGTCGCGGGCGGCATCGGCATCACCCCGCTCCTCCCGATGGTCCGCGCCATGGGTCCGCGGGACGAGTGGACCCTGGTCTACGGCGGCCGCAGCCGCGCCACCATGCCGTTCCTGCCGGAGCTGGCCGGGTACGGCGACCGCGTCTCGGTCCACGCGCAGGACGAGACGGGCCTGCCCGACCTGTCCTGGCTCGGGTCGCTCGGCACGGACACGGCGGTCTACTGCTGCGGCCCGGAGCCCCTGATGGCCGCGGTCCGCGCCGCCGTCCCCGAGGGGACCGCGCTCCACCTGGAACGCTTCACCCCCGCCGCCCCCTCGGCTGCCGCGGCCCCCTTCACGGTGGAACTGCGCCGCTCGGCCACGACGGTGGAGGTCTCCCCCACGGAAACCACCCTCGCCGCGGTCCGCCGCGTCCTCCCCGACACCCCGTACTCCTGCCAACAGGGCTTCTGCGGCACCTGCCGCCACCGCGTCCTCGCCGGCGAGGTCGACCACCGCGACGACCTCCTCACCGACGACGAACGCCGGACCTCCATGCTCCTGTGCGTCTCCCGAGCCGAAGGCGACCACCTGACCCTGGACCTGTAA
- a CDS encoding metal-dependent hydrolase, with the protein MSNTQPAPVASEHIDLKARKVSFEWDGTPLHWLPGDPFATHTINVLHLLLPAGERWFVHVYKQVLPYITDDRLREDVIGFIGQEAMHAAAHDDVLPHLRRQGLDPTPYTAQVDWLFEKLLGDRTLPPGKARRWWLMERVAMIAAIEHYTAFLGNWVLNATELDRRGADPVMLDLLRWHGAEEVEHRSVAFELFMHVDGSYRRRARTWATAFGALVFLWQRGARFFLENDPTLTEGRASFGQFYRAGKQGVLPSTPAMLRSIPRYLSRAYHPSQEGSTAQAAAYLAASPGANGGAH; encoded by the coding sequence ATGTCTAATACGCAGCCTGCCCCGGTGGCGTCCGAGCACATAGACCTCAAGGCCCGCAAGGTGTCCTTCGAGTGGGACGGGACGCCCCTGCACTGGCTCCCCGGCGACCCGTTCGCGACCCACACCATCAACGTGCTGCACCTCCTGCTGCCCGCGGGCGAGCGGTGGTTCGTCCACGTCTACAAGCAGGTGCTGCCGTACATCACGGACGACCGGCTGCGCGAGGACGTGATCGGCTTCATCGGGCAGGAGGCGATGCACGCCGCCGCGCACGACGACGTACTGCCGCACCTGCGCCGCCAGGGCCTGGACCCGACCCCGTACACCGCCCAGGTGGACTGGCTGTTCGAGAAGCTGCTCGGGGACCGCACGCTGCCGCCCGGCAAGGCCCGCCGGTGGTGGCTCATGGAGCGGGTCGCGATGATCGCGGCGATCGAGCACTACACGGCCTTCCTGGGCAACTGGGTGCTGAACGCGACGGAACTGGACCGGCGCGGCGCCGACCCGGTGATGCTGGACCTGCTGCGCTGGCACGGCGCCGAGGAGGTCGAGCACCGCTCGGTGGCCTTCGAGCTGTTCATGCACGTCGACGGCAGCTACCGGCGGCGGGCCCGCACCTGGGCGACCGCCTTCGGCGCGCTGGTCTTCCTGTGGCAGCGGGGCGCCCGCTTCTTCCTGGAGAACGACCCGACCCTCACCGAAGGCCGGGCCTCCTTCGGCCAGTTCTACCGGGCGGGCAAGCAGGGCGTCCTGCCCTCCACCCCCGCCATGCTGCGCTCGATCCCCCGCTACCTGTCGCGCGCCTACCACCCCTCCCAGGAGGGGTCGACGGCCCAGGCCGCGGCCTATCTGGCGGCCTCCCCCGGCGCGAACGGGGGCGCGCACTGA